One segment of Mycolicibacterium neworleansense DNA contains the following:
- a CDS encoding 4-hydroxyphenylacetate 3-hydroxylase family protein, translating into MAARTGKEYISGLRDGREVWIGGQRVSDVTEFEPFAGAVQSVAGLYDLQHDHADDCLFTHPETGEPTNISHLIPRSREDIARRGTALAHAARYSVGLLGRSPDYVNVSLAGHAGRSDVWSRNGNEEGAANLVRFQADLARDDLALTHAIIRPTVDKGIGDLAAADGQMALHKVADTADGIVVRGAMVLSTLAPFSDEVAVYPGQPLPKDAHKYAIAFSAPIASPGLRLLCRDAFSTDMAHFDAPFSGRFDEQDAFLIFDDVEIPRSRVFIDGNTEVWNAAMMNGWTANIMQQTTIRAEAKLRFAYELVSRFCKSINASDPRTKELLGELWTYAEMTRALLVAAEAGAREWGNGIWFCDERPFRALRPTLPQWFPRVNEIIKLLGSHNLLATPSEAAFDNPELRPLLDKYLQGANRFDAKERVRLFRAAWDFAGTALGGRNELYERFYLGSAARSYQLDHDVAQFEMSESLVDPLLRIAEAAEKDEQAPAFI; encoded by the coding sequence ATGGCGGCACGAACCGGCAAGGAGTACATCTCGGGGTTGCGTGACGGACGCGAGGTATGGATCGGCGGTCAACGCGTCTCCGATGTAACGGAATTCGAACCGTTCGCGGGTGCGGTGCAGTCAGTGGCGGGCCTGTACGACCTGCAGCACGACCACGCCGATGACTGCCTGTTCACGCATCCGGAGACGGGCGAACCGACCAACATCAGCCATCTCATCCCCCGCTCACGGGAGGATATCGCGCGCCGTGGAACGGCTTTGGCACACGCGGCCCGGTATTCGGTCGGATTGCTCGGCCGGTCGCCCGACTACGTCAACGTCTCCCTTGCCGGCCATGCCGGGCGGTCCGACGTCTGGTCACGCAACGGAAACGAAGAGGGCGCGGCCAATCTCGTGCGATTCCAGGCCGATCTGGCCCGCGACGACCTGGCGCTGACCCACGCGATCATCCGGCCGACCGTCGACAAGGGCATCGGCGACCTCGCCGCCGCCGACGGCCAGATGGCGCTGCACAAGGTCGCTGACACCGCGGACGGCATCGTGGTACGCGGCGCGATGGTGCTCAGCACCCTCGCCCCGTTCTCGGACGAGGTCGCGGTCTACCCGGGCCAGCCGCTGCCCAAAGATGCCCACAAGTACGCGATCGCGTTCTCCGCACCCATCGCCTCCCCCGGGCTCAGGCTCCTGTGCCGTGATGCGTTCTCGACCGACATGGCCCATTTCGACGCACCCTTCTCGGGACGCTTCGACGAGCAGGATGCCTTCCTGATCTTCGATGATGTCGAAATCCCGCGCAGCCGGGTGTTCATCGACGGCAACACCGAGGTGTGGAACGCCGCCATGATGAACGGTTGGACCGCCAACATCATGCAGCAGACCACGATTCGCGCCGAGGCCAAGCTGCGCTTCGCCTACGAGCTGGTCAGCAGGTTCTGCAAGTCGATCAATGCGTCAGACCCGCGTACCAAGGAGTTGCTCGGCGAACTGTGGACGTACGCCGAGATGACCCGCGCGCTGCTGGTGGCCGCGGAGGCGGGCGCGCGAGAGTGGGGTAACGGCATCTGGTTCTGCGACGAGCGTCCGTTCCGAGCCTTGCGTCCGACGCTGCCACAGTGGTTCCCGAGGGTGAACGAGATCATCAAGCTGCTCGGCTCCCACAACCTGCTCGCCACCCCGTCCGAGGCCGCCTTCGACAATCCGGAACTACGCCCCCTGCTCGACAAGTATCTGCAGGGCGCGAACCGGTTCGACGCCAAGGAACGCGTCCGCCTGTTCCGGGCGGCCTGGGATTTCGCCGGAACCGCTCTGGGCGGGCGCAATGAACTGTACGAGCGGTTCTACCTCGGCTCGGCCGCCCGCTCCTATCAACTCGACCATGACGTCGCACAGTTCGAGATGTCGGAGTCACTGGTCGATCCCCTGCTGCGAATTGCCGAGGCCGCCGAAAAAGACGAACAGGCACCGGCTTTCATTTAG
- a CDS encoding TetR/AcrR family transcriptional regulator — protein sequence MVDRPNPDRQVRGAKLRALVLDATIARIEAVGIDNVRIADIAEAAGVHETSLYRRWKTLSRLLVDALVSRTAAEIPIPDTGSVESDLETFTADLARFAQTRAGTAMIRSTVVSDTDPEVEAARREFWLQRLSAAEEIIKRGITRGEVAADTDAQLVVLTLGGLVHLYVSHIGDPIPADLPQRVVRLVLPGIAPK from the coding sequence ATGGTTGATCGGCCGAATCCTGACCGGCAGGTGCGCGGCGCCAAGCTGCGGGCGCTGGTCCTGGATGCCACGATCGCCCGAATCGAGGCCGTCGGGATCGACAACGTCCGCATCGCCGACATCGCCGAAGCGGCCGGGGTTCACGAGACGTCGCTGTATCGGCGATGGAAGACGCTGTCGCGGTTGCTGGTCGACGCGTTGGTCTCTCGTACCGCAGCGGAGATCCCGATACCCGACACCGGCTCGGTCGAATCTGATCTGGAGACCTTCACCGCCGATCTCGCCCGGTTCGCCCAGACCCGCGCGGGGACGGCGATGATCCGCAGCACCGTGGTCTCCGACACCGATCCCGAAGTTGAGGCCGCCCGCCGTGAATTCTGGTTACAGCGCTTATCGGCTGCCGAGGAGATCATCAAACGCGGGATCACCCGCGGCGAGGTCGCCGCCGATACCGACGCACAGCTGGTGGTGCTGACGCTCGGCGGGCTGGTTCACCTGTATGTGAGCCATATCGGCGACCCGATCCCGGCGGACCTGCCCCAGCGGGTGGTGCGCCTGGTCCTGCCCGGGATCGCGCCGAAATAG
- a CDS encoding carboxylesterase family protein, with product MHDEVLTTSGQWRGRRSDDVAVFRGIRYAQADRFGPPRPTPLADSMFDATDRGPSAPQLPSRLEAIMGAPARYRQSPDCLRVTVTAPAGAEPGSRPVLVWLHGGAYLSGSGEWNLYDADHLVRQTDIVVVAVSYRVGAFGYLRAAGVSPGNLGLLDQITALEWVRDHITEFGGDPSRVTVAGQSAGAQSVVAMLGIERTRTLFDQVIIQSAPLGIAFHSPDQAQRVADVVLGELGTDPRETTDAEILDAQARAARRLAGRLGLNSAPPLRPVSGITPLPDEPEWRQKLIERAADLRVLIGTTADEMAAFYGPHPFFSALRRVPVIGKPLALIAQKAVQAKAFDKPTDQLADLLADAGAGVYRYRVGSLHPANPLGACHCIELPLLFGDGETWEHAPMVSPLTADEITAVGVRTREHWGQFVHTGEISGDWRMHRPGSRRLHSLP from the coding sequence ATGCACGACGAGGTGCTGACCACGTCAGGCCAGTGGCGCGGCCGCCGGTCCGACGACGTCGCGGTCTTCCGCGGAATTCGCTACGCGCAGGCTGACAGGTTCGGGCCGCCCCGGCCGACCCCCTTGGCCGACAGCATGTTCGATGCCACTGACCGTGGCCCGTCCGCACCCCAACTGCCGTCGCGTCTGGAAGCGATCATGGGCGCACCGGCCCGGTACCGGCAGAGCCCGGATTGCTTGCGCGTCACGGTCACCGCGCCGGCCGGCGCCGAACCGGGCTCCCGGCCGGTCCTGGTCTGGCTGCACGGCGGGGCCTACCTGTCCGGCAGCGGCGAGTGGAATCTCTACGACGCCGACCACCTGGTACGGCAAACCGACATTGTGGTCGTCGCCGTCAGCTACCGCGTCGGCGCCTTCGGCTATCTGCGCGCCGCCGGCGTTTCGCCGGGCAACCTGGGGCTGCTCGATCAGATCACCGCACTGGAGTGGGTACGCGACCACATCACAGAGTTCGGCGGGGACCCGTCGCGGGTCACGGTCGCAGGCCAGTCCGCCGGCGCGCAATCCGTCGTCGCCATGCTCGGGATCGAGCGTACTCGAACACTTTTCGACCAGGTCATCATCCAGAGCGCGCCGCTGGGCATCGCATTCCACAGTCCGGATCAAGCGCAACGGGTGGCCGACGTCGTCCTCGGCGAACTCGGTACCGATCCCCGCGAGACGACCGACGCCGAGATTCTCGACGCGCAGGCCCGTGCCGCCCGTCGGCTGGCCGGGCGGCTCGGACTCAATTCGGCACCCCCGCTGCGACCGGTCAGCGGGATCACTCCCCTGCCCGACGAACCGGAATGGCGGCAGAAACTCATCGAGCGGGCCGCTGACCTACGGGTCCTGATCGGCACCACCGCCGACGAGATGGCGGCCTTCTACGGTCCGCACCCGTTCTTCTCGGCACTGCGCCGCGTTCCGGTGATCGGCAAACCCCTCGCCCTGATCGCGCAGAAAGCAGTACAGGCCAAGGCCTTCGACAAACCGACAGACCAACTCGCCGATCTGCTCGCCGATGCCGGTGCGGGCGTGTACCGGTACCGCGTCGGGTCACTGCATCCGGCGAACCCGCTCGGCGCCTGCCACTGCATCGAGCTCCCGCTGTTGTTCGGCGATGGTGAGACCTGGGAGCACGCGCCGATGGTGTCACCACTAACCGCCGACGAGATCACCGCGGTCGGCGTACGCACCCGCGAGCACTGGGGACAGTTCGTCCACACCGGCGAAATCTCCGGGGACTGGCGGATGCACCGGCCCGGGTCCCGGCGCCTGCATTCGCTGCCCTGA
- a CDS encoding FAD-dependent oxidoreductase, protein MSKATVIGGGIGGLTAATALARRGWTVRLHERQPEIRAVGAGIYVWDNGLLALESIGAFDEATHGAHIGPAAEARSRRGKTLYRIDINGDGQARCYTLLREVLIRALVNAACDAGVELITDSVATAVHADGTVDFDDGHTEVADLVVAADGVHSRLRDSLDLAYRRTRMTQGAARLMIPASADYLSDEDRVKHLEYFQGRRRLLYTPCTPEWVYLALVCDAGDPAIDGARVNVAQWQRSFPMLSALLDATADVPIRWDTFEFVRLSTWSRGTVAFLGDAAHAQPPYLGQGGGTAMTNAIALAAAVSRPGIGGPEALRAWERHTRPEIERTQRTSYGMRLLNHIPDAVRVPLLSTVGRVPGFSDLHLSTARRQSAATV, encoded by the coding sequence ATGAGCAAAGCCACCGTCATCGGCGGCGGCATCGGCGGATTGACCGCCGCCACCGCACTTGCCCGCCGCGGCTGGACCGTCCGGTTGCACGAGCGTCAACCCGAGATCCGCGCGGTAGGAGCCGGTATCTATGTGTGGGACAACGGCCTGCTCGCGCTCGAATCGATCGGAGCGTTCGACGAGGCCACCCACGGCGCGCACATCGGCCCGGCCGCCGAAGCGCGGTCACGTCGCGGAAAGACCTTGTACCGCATCGATATCAACGGCGACGGCCAAGCCCGGTGCTACACCCTGCTGCGGGAGGTACTGATCCGCGCGTTGGTCAACGCCGCGTGCGACGCGGGCGTCGAGCTCATCACCGACTCGGTGGCCACTGCGGTCCATGCCGACGGGACAGTCGATTTCGATGACGGGCACACCGAGGTCGCGGATCTGGTGGTCGCCGCCGACGGCGTGCACTCACGGCTACGCGACAGCCTCGACCTGGCCTATCGCCGGACCCGCATGACCCAGGGGGCGGCTCGGCTGATGATCCCGGCCTCGGCCGACTACCTGTCCGACGAGGACCGGGTGAAACACCTCGAGTACTTCCAGGGGCGACGCCGGCTGCTGTACACGCCGTGCACGCCGGAGTGGGTCTACCTGGCGTTGGTCTGCGACGCGGGCGATCCGGCGATCGACGGAGCACGCGTGAACGTGGCGCAATGGCAACGCAGCTTCCCGATGCTCTCGGCGCTGCTCGATGCCACTGCCGACGTACCGATCCGTTGGGACACCTTCGAGTTCGTTCGGTTGTCGACGTGGTCACGCGGCACGGTCGCTTTTCTCGGCGACGCCGCGCATGCCCAGCCGCCCTATCTGGGCCAGGGCGGCGGAACCGCCATGACCAACGCGATCGCACTGGCCGCGGCGGTGAGCCGCCCCGGCATCGGGGGTCCGGAGGCGCTCAGGGCCTGGGAACGGCACACGCGCCCGGAGATCGAACGAACGCAACGCACGTCCTACGGCATGCGGTTGCTCAACCACATCCCCGATGCCGTGCGGGTGCCGTTGCTGTCCACCGTCGGCCGCGTACCCGGGTTTTCCGATCTGCACCTGTCCACCGCCCGGCGGCAATCGGCCGCCACCGTCTAG
- a CDS encoding alpha/beta hydrolase produces MTNTMTVNGVQIAFVDEGLEPGPVIVPLTGWAHDHRAFDRLVPHLIPKHRVVRVCWRGHGPDRTPVGDFGVAEQVADTIALLDALEIETFVPVAHAHGGWAALDIAEQLGPDRVPAVMILDLIMTPAPPEFVAGLHAIQQRETWLAGRDGLVQSWLDGSDNPAVRYHMQHEAGGFGFDMWSRACRVIENAYNTWGSPMGRMEKLTQPRPIRHVFSHPKSPDYDALHDEFCSRNPWFSYTRLPGETHFPGIEMPEHVAAELADLLREC; encoded by the coding sequence ATGACCAACACGATGACCGTCAACGGAGTCCAGATCGCGTTCGTCGACGAGGGACTCGAGCCGGGTCCGGTGATCGTCCCACTCACCGGGTGGGCACACGACCACCGCGCCTTCGATCGGCTGGTCCCGCATCTCATTCCGAAACACCGTGTGGTCCGGGTGTGCTGGCGCGGCCACGGACCCGACCGCACCCCGGTTGGCGACTTCGGGGTGGCCGAGCAGGTCGCCGACACCATCGCGCTGCTGGACGCGTTGGAGATCGAGACGTTCGTGCCCGTCGCGCATGCGCACGGCGGCTGGGCCGCGCTGGACATCGCCGAGCAACTGGGTCCCGATCGGGTGCCGGCCGTGATGATCCTCGACCTGATCATGACGCCCGCACCGCCGGAGTTCGTCGCCGGCCTGCACGCGATCCAGCAGCGCGAGACGTGGTTGGCCGGCCGAGACGGCCTCGTGCAGTCCTGGCTGGACGGCAGCGACAACCCGGCGGTCCGCTACCACATGCAACACGAGGCCGGCGGATTCGGTTTCGACATGTGGTCACGCGCGTGCCGTGTCATCGAGAACGCGTACAACACCTGGGGTTCCCCGATGGGGCGGATGGAGAAGCTCACCCAGCCGCGGCCGATCCGGCATGTCTTCTCCCACCCGAAGTCACCCGACTACGACGCGCTGCACGACGAATTCTGCAGCCGTAACCCGTGGTTCAGCTACACCCGGCTGCCCGGTGAGACGCACTTCCCCGGAATCGAAATGCCCGAGCACGTCGCGGCCGAGCTGGCCGACCTGCTCCGTGAGTGTTGA
- a CDS encoding FadR/GntR family transcriptional regulator, whose product MTRRLAVAVRTVERDSLVVQCSAELSRLIKQGEWPVGARIPNEQELARLLGVGRSTSREAVRSLIASGQLSSRQGSGTFVVSATPVSELDRRIQQSDIGDVAEVRLLLEVEAGRLAAHRRTQADLEQIKRALTARQSASSTADLIEADLRFHAAVVAATHNSVLVTLYESFAGTLRANSEAIFSSHDQWSAATVRRDEKAHADLYSAIERGDPRAAALVARRVMVCSVPGAPTG is encoded by the coding sequence ATGACGAGGAGGCTGGCGGTGGCGGTTCGTACGGTCGAACGTGATTCGCTCGTCGTGCAGTGCAGCGCCGAATTGAGTCGTCTGATCAAGCAGGGCGAGTGGCCAGTTGGTGCCCGCATTCCGAATGAGCAGGAGCTGGCCAGGCTTCTCGGGGTCGGCCGGTCCACCAGCAGGGAAGCCGTCCGGTCCCTGATCGCCTCCGGTCAACTGAGTTCCAGACAAGGCTCCGGCACCTTCGTGGTCTCCGCAACGCCGGTTTCAGAACTCGATCGTCGAATCCAGCAGTCCGACATCGGCGACGTCGCCGAGGTTCGGCTGCTGTTGGAGGTCGAGGCCGGCCGGCTGGCCGCGCATCGTCGCACTCAAGCGGACCTTGAACAGATCAAGCGCGCCCTGACGGCGCGGCAGTCGGCGTCGAGCACGGCCGACCTCATCGAAGCCGACCTCCGGTTCCACGCGGCCGTCGTTGCGGCAACGCATAACTCGGTGCTCGTGACGTTGTACGAATCCTTCGCAGGGACGCTCCGGGCCAATTCCGAAGCGATCTTTTCGAGTCACGACCAGTGGTCGGCGGCCACTGTCCGCCGCGATGAGAAGGCGCATGCCGATCTCTACTCGGCGATCGAGCGGGGAGATCCACGGGCTGCGGCTCTGGTGGCCCGCCGCGTCATGGTCTGTAGCGTCCCCGGTGCGCCAACGGGTTAG